TGCGCGTTTTCCAACAAAGACAACTTCCAAGCGACCCCAAGGGGTCGTTTTTGCGTATATACCCCACTTTGGGCAGGAGCATTATGGCTGAACTGATCAAGAACGAAGGCAACCAGGTAGAGTTTAAAGTCACCGTCTCCGCAAAGGAAGTCAACACCGCTTACAATGCAGTGATTGGTTCTTTGACCAAACAGGTGAAAGTCCCTGGCTTCCGTCCCGGCAAAGCGCCCAAGACGGTGGTCATCAAGCGCGTGGGTCAGGACTACGTGGACAACGAAGTCCGCGACCAGCTGCTGCAAAACCACTACCCCAAGGCCCTGCAGGAACTCAAGCTGGCCATTGTGGATGCTGAAATTCACCCCGAGGACCTCACCGAGGGCCAGGACTTCAACTTCACCGTGAAGGCCGAGAAGTACCCCGAAGTGAAACTCCCCGAGTGGCGTTCCTTCGAGCTGGCCTCTGCTGCTCCCGAAATCACCGATGAGATCGTGGTCAAGACCCTGGGCGACCTTGCCGAGCGCAACGCCACCTTTGAAAGCGTGGAGCGTCCGTCTGCAGAAGGCGACATGCTGATCATCGAGGAGCAGGGCGAAGAGGGCGGCAGCTACCCCGTTTACCTCGACACCGCCGAAGAGCACATCAAAACCGCTCTGCTGGGCAAAAAAGCTGGCGAAGAAGTCACCATCGAAACCCCCGAAGTGGACCACGGTGACCACAAGCACGAAGCCCAGTCTGTGCAGGTGAAAATCAAGGAAATCAAGAAGAAGAACCTGCCCGAACTGAACGATGAGTTCGCCAAGACCTTCAAATTTGACACCCTGGAACTGCTGCGTGAAGCCATTGGCCGCGACCTTGCCACCCGTGCAGAACAGGAAGGCAAGCTGGCCCAGCGCGAAGAGTTTGCCCAGAAGCTGGCCGACGGCATGGAAGTGAACGTGCCCTCCGCACTGGTCAAGCGCCGCAAAGAAACCATGCTCAGCGAAATCAAGAGCGACCTGCAACGCCAGGGCGTGAAATTCGAAGAGTACGAGAAGTTCATGACCGAGCAGGGCAAATTCGATGACTTCGTGGCCGATCTGGAAAAGAACGCCATGGAGCGCGTGCGCCGCGAACTGGCCCTTGAGCAACTGGTTGAGGACCTCAACATTGATTTGACCCGCGATGAGCTGAACGGCAGCCTGGTGGCTTTCGCCCAGCAGAACCGCACCACCGTGCAGGAACTGTTGAACCAGCTCGGTTCCAGCGGCCTGGAAGGCTTCAAAGCCAGCGTGCGCCGCGACAAGGCTGTGGCCCAGGCCATTGCCAACTTCGAGAAAGCTGCACCTG
This portion of the Deinococcus roseus genome encodes:
- the tig gene encoding trigger factor → MAELIKNEGNQVEFKVTVSAKEVNTAYNAVIGSLTKQVKVPGFRPGKAPKTVVIKRVGQDYVDNEVRDQLLQNHYPKALQELKLAIVDAEIHPEDLTEGQDFNFTVKAEKYPEVKLPEWRSFELASAAPEITDEIVVKTLGDLAERNATFESVERPSAEGDMLIIEEQGEEGGSYPVYLDTAEEHIKTALLGKKAGEEVTIETPEVDHGDHKHEAQSVQVKIKEIKKKNLPELNDEFAKTFKFDTLELLREAIGRDLATRAEQEGKLAQREEFAQKLADGMEVNVPSALVKRRKETMLSEIKSDLQRQGVKFEEYEKFMTEQGKFDDFVADLEKNAMERVRRELALEQLVEDLNIDLTRDELNGSLVAFAQQNRTTVQELLNQLGSSGLEGFKASVRRDKAVAQAIANFEKAAPVAEAAPAQEEASAEAAQEEAQPETAQEEAQPETAETAEAPASEE